In Populus alba chromosome 1, ASM523922v2, whole genome shotgun sequence, a single window of DNA contains:
- the LOC118056832 gene encoding BTB/POZ domain-containing protein At1g30440 yields MACMKLGSKSDAFQKQGQAWFCTTGLPSDIVVEVEEISFHLHKFPLLSRSGVMERLIAEASEEGDKKCVISPPKIPGGAKTFELVAKFCYGVKLELTSSNVVYLRCAAEHLEMTEEYGEGNLSTQTETFLNQVVLRNWKDSLKALQTCDDILPHAEELHVTKRCLESLATKACTDPNLFGWPMMERGPMQSPGGSVMWNGISTGARPKHSNSDWWYEDVSTLSLPLYKRLISIMESHGNRQELLAGSLAYYAKKYLHGLNRRQGANETTSCLMPMASGASPSEKEQKVLLEEIDQLLPVQKGLVPTKFLFGLLRTALILKSNPSCLANLEKRIGMQLEQATLEDLLLPNFSYSTETLYNVDCVQRILEHFLAMDQITGGSSPCSIEDGQLIGSPSLTPITTVAKLIDGYLAEVAPDVNLKLPKFQALAAAVPEYARPLDDGLYRAIDIYLKSHPWLAESDREQLCRLIDCQKLSLEACTHAAQNERLPLRIIVQVLFFEQLQLRTSIAGCFLVSDNLDGSRQLRSGFAGSTDGGWATAVRENQVLKVGMDNMRTRVFELEKECSSMRHEIEKLGRTKVSSTWGNVSKKFGFKMKSQMCSAQEGSVSKQNNGSAKFEKAKDRHGKHKKNS; encoded by the exons ATGGCTTGCATGAAACTGGGTTCCAAAAGTGATGCTTTTCAAAAACAAGGGCAGGCCTG GTTCTGCACAACTGGGCTTCCCAGTGATATTGTTGTTGAAGTTGAGGAGATTTCCTTCCATCTTCACAAG TTTCCTTTGCTTTCTAGAAGTGGGGTTATGGAAAGGTTGATTGCAGAAGCATCGGAAGAAGGAGATAAAAAATGTGTCATAAGCCCCCCTAAGATTCCTGGTGGGGCCAAAACATTTGAGCTCGTGGCCAAGTTCTGCTATGGGGTGAAACTTGAACTTACATCCTCAAATGTTGTGTATCTTCGTTGTGCTGCCGAGCATCTTGAAATGACCGAGGAATACGGGGAGGGAAATCTAAGTACACAGACTGAGACATTTTTAAATCAAGTTGTCCTTCGTAATTGGAAAGACTCTCTAAAAGCACTGCAAACATGTGATGATATTCTTCCCCATGCTGAAGAACTACATGTTACCAAGAGGTGCCTTGAGTCACTAGCCACAAAGGCTTGTACTGACCCAAATCTCTTTGGTTGGCCAATGATGGAACGTGGACCCATGCAGAGCCCTGGGGGAAGTGTCATGTGGAATGGGATAAGCACAGGAGCTAGACCAAAACATTCAAATTCAGATTGGTGGTACGAGGATGTATCAACTTTAAGTTTACCTCTGTATAAGAGGTTGATTTCCATTATGGAATCTCATGGAAACAGACAGGAGCTTCTAGCTGGATCCCTTGCCTACTATGCAAAAAAGTACCTCCATGGGCTGAATCGGCGTCAAGGTGCCAATGAAACTACCTCCTGTTTAATGCCCATGGCTTCGGGGGCTTCACCATCAGAAAAAGAGCAGAAGGTTTTGCTGGAAGAGATTGATCAATTACTTCCAGTGCAAAAGGGTCTAGTTCCAACCAAGTTTTTGTTTGGTCTTCTCCGGACAGCATTGATTCTAAAATCAAACCCCTCTTGTTTGGCAAACTTGGAAAAGAGAATCGGGATGCAGCTTGAGCAAGCAACACTTGAAGATCTTTTGCTGCCCAATTTCTCTTATTCCACGGAGACACTTTACAATGTTGACTGTGTGCAGCGGATTCTTGAGCACTTCCTTGCCATGGATCAAATTACAGGTGGATCCTCTCCATGTTCAATTGAGGATGGACAGTTGATTGGATCACCATCACTAACACCAATCACAACGGTAGCCAAGCTGATCGATGGCTACCTTGCAGAGGTTGCCCCTGATGTTAATTTGAAGCTCCCCAAGTTCCAGGCTCTTGCTGCTGCTGTTCCTGAGTATGCAAGGCCCTTAGATGATGGTCTTTACCGTGCAATAGACATTTATCTGAAG TCGCACCCATGGTTGGCAGAGTCTGACAGAGAACAGCTCTGCAGGTTGATTGATTGCCAGAAACTCTCCTTGGAAGCTTGTACTCATGCTGCCCAGAATGAGAGGCTTCCCCTAAGAATAATAGTCCAAGTTCTCTTCTTTGAGCAGCTTCAATTAAGGACTTCCATTGCTGGCTGCTTTCTGGTTTCTGACAATCTTGACGGATCAAGACAATTGAGAAGTGGCTTTGCCGGGTCAACCGATGGTGGCTGGGCTACAGCTGTTAGAGAGAATCAAGTTTTGAAGGTGGGAATGGATAACATGAGAACGAGGGTTTTTGAGCTTGAGAAGGAGTGTTCGAGCATGAGACATGAGATTGAGAAATTGGGTCGCACCAAGGTTTCTAGCACTTGGGGAAACGTGTCAAAGAAATTTGGATTTAAGATGAAGTCTCAGATGTGTAGCGCTCAAGAAGGGTCTGTTAGCAAGCAGAATAATGGAAGTGCCAAGTTTGAGAAGGCCAAGGATAGACATGGAAAGCACAAGAAAAACTCTTAA
- the LOC118056834 gene encoding aspartic proteinase A1 — protein MGTILKPVAAATLFLFFLLLPMISSTLSPPNDGLIRIGLKKRKYERNNRLAAKLESKEGESIKKYHLLRNLGGDAEDTDIVSLKNYMDAQYFGEIGIGTPPQKFTVIFDTGSSNLWVPSSKCYFSVACYFHSKYKSSHSRTYKENGKSAEIHYGTGAISGFFSQDHVKVGDLVVKNQEFIEATREPSVTFLVAKFDGILGLGFQEISVGKAVPVWYNMVDQGLVKEPVFSFWFNRNADEKEGGEIVFGGVDPDHYKGEHTYVPVTQKGYWQFDMGDVLIGGQTSGFCASGCAAIADSGTSLLAGPTTIITEVNHAIGATGVVSQECKAVVAQYGDTIMEMLLAKDQPQKICSQIGLCTFDGARGVSMGIESVVNENAQKASDGFHDAMCSTCEMAVVWMQNQLKQNQTQERILDYVNELCERLPSPMGESAVDCDGLSSMPNVSFTIGGRVFDLSPEQYVLKVGEGDVAQCISGFTALDVPPPRGPLWILGDVFMGRFHTVFDYGNMRVGFAEAT, from the exons ATGGGAACGATATTGAAACCGGTCGCAGCAGCGACGCTTTTCCTATTCTTTCTTCTGTTGCCTATGATTTCCTCTACGCTTTCGCCTCCGAATGATGGGTTGATTAGAATCGGACTGAAGAAGAGGAAATATGAACGGAACAACCGATTGGCTGCCAAGCTTGAGTCCAAGGAAGGAGAGTCTATTAAAAAGTACCATCTTCTTAGGAATTTAGGAGGAGATGCAGAGGATACTGATATTGTTTCGCTAAAGAATTACATGGATGCTCAGTACTTTGGGGAGATTGGGATTGGGACTCCCCCACAAAAGTTCACTGTAATATTTGACACTGGGAGTTCTAATCTCTGGGTTCCTTCTTCCAAGTGCTATTTCTCT GTTGCTTGTTATTTCCACTCCAAGTACAAGTCAAGCCATTCTCGCACCTACAAGGAAAatg GAAAATCAGCAGAGATCCACTATGGAACTGGAGCTATTTCTGGCTTCTTTAGCCAAGACCATGTAAAAGTTGGTGATCTTGTGGTTAAGAATCAG GAATTTATTGAAGCTACCAGGGAGCCCAGCGTCACCTTTCTGGTGGCTAAGTTTGATGGCATTCTTGGACTTGGATTTCAAGAAATTTCGGTTGGAAAGGCTGTACCTGTGTG GTACAACATGGTTGACCAGGGTCTTGTTAAAGAGCCAGTTTTTTCATTCTGGTTTAACCGCAATGCTGATGAAAAAGAAGGGGGTGAAATTGTTTTTGGTGGGGTAGATCCTGATCATTACAAGGGTGAGCACACGTATGTCCCTGTGACGCAGAAAGGATATTGGCAG TTTGACATGGGTGATGTCTTGATTGGTGGTCAAACTTCTG GATTTTGTGCCAGTGGCTGCGCAGCAATTGCTGATTCTGGAACCTCTTTGTTAGCTGGTCCTACG ACTATTATTACTGAAGTGAACCATGCAATTGGAGCCACTGGAGTTGTTAGTCAAGAGTGCAAGGCAGTTGTTGCTCAATATGGAGACACCATAATGGAGATGCTTTTAGCAAAG GACCAACCACAAAAAATTTGCTCACAAATTGGTTTGTGCACATTTGATGGGGCGCGAGGTGTAAG TATGGGCATTGAGAGTGTAGTGAATGAGAATGCTCAGAAGGCATCGGATggttttcatgatgcaatgtgCTCTACTTGTGAGATGGCTGTTGTGTGGATGCAGAACCAACTTAAGCAGAATCAAACACAAGAGCGCATTCTTGACTATGTCAATGAG CTATGTGAACGACTGCCCAGTCCTATGGGAGAATCAGCTGTTGATTGTGATGGTTTGTCTTCCATGCCTAATGTTTCATTTACAATTGGTGGAAGGGTTTTTGACCTTAGCCCTGAGCAG TATGTCCTCAAAGTTGGCGAGGGAGATGTAGCTCAATGCATTAGTGGATTCACAGCACTGGATGTACCACCACCTCGCGGTCCTCTCTG GATCTTGGGTGATGTCTTTATGGGTCGCTTCCACACAGTATTCGATTATGGCAATATGAGAGTTGGATTTGCTGAAGCTACTTAG
- the LOC118056833 gene encoding dihydrolipoyllysine-residue succinyltransferase component of 2-oxoglutarate dehydrogenase complex 2, mitochondrial: protein MFGVIRRRVANGGLSSSSSSILRQSLQTVRPAPSSTSRVSDESLTHARGFEHVRKFSCLVSPRGRAISSRPVSEVVSNMELASSKKTWSRPFSSDTGDLVDAVVPFMGESITDGTLAKFLKNPGDSVEVDEAIAQIETDKVTIDVASPEAGVIKEYIAKEGDTVEPGARIAVISKSGEGVAHVAPSENISKKAAPKQSASQTKDEEKQKPKVEASPVPEKPKTPATPPPKRSATEPQLPPKERERRVPMTRLRKRVATRLKDSQNTFAMLTTFNEVDMTNLMKLRSDYKDAFVEKHGVKLGLMSGFIKAAVSGLQNQPIINAVIDGDDIIYRDYVDISIAVGTPKGLVVPVIRNAAKMNFAEIEKEINTLAKKANDGTISIDEMAGGSFTISNGGVYGSLLSTPIINPPQSAILGMHSIVSRPMVVGGNVVPRPMMYIALTYDHRLIDGREAVFFLRRIKDVVEDPRRLLLDI from the exons ATGTTTGGGGTTATAAGAAGAAGAGTCGCTAATGGAGGCTTGTCTTCGTCGTCTTCTTCG ATTTTGAGGCAGTCATTACAAACTGTTCGACCTGCGCCTTCGTCTACCTCTAGAGTCTCCGACGAG AGTTTAACTCATGCCAGAGGATTTGAACATGTtcggaaattcagttgccttgttTCTCCCCGAG GCAGGGCAATTAGTTCAAGGCCCGTGAG TGAAGTTGTTTCCAACATGGAGCTCGCCTCCAGCAAGAAAACTTGGAGTAGGCCATTTTCTTCAGACACTG GGGATTTGGTTGATGCTGTTGTTCCTTTTATGGGTGAATCCATCACTGATGGCACTCTAGCAAAATTCTTAAAGA ATCCTGGTGATAGCGTAGAAGTTGATGAGGCAATTGCTCAAATTGAGACAGATAAG GTGACAATTGATGTTGCTAGTCCAGAAGCAGGTGTGATAAAAGAG TATATAGCCAAGGAAGGGGATACTGTTGAACCAGGTGCCAGGATTGCTGTCATTTCAAAGTCTGGTGAAGGTGTAGCTCATGTTGCTCCATCTGAGAATATATCAAAGAAAGCTGCACCTAAGCAATCTGCTTCTCAAACGAAGGATGAAGAAAAGCAAAAGCCTAAGGTTGAAGCTAGTCCTGTCCCAGAAAAGCCTAAAACTCCAGCAACACCACCTCCTAAACGCTCTGCTACAGAACCCCAGCTTCCTCCTaaggaaagggaaagaaga GTTCCTATGACAAGACTTCGGAAAAGGGTTGCAACCCGATTGAAGGACTCTCAGAACACATTTGCTATGTTGACAACATTCAATGAAGTTGATAT GACTAATTTGATGAAGCTTCGCTCTGATTACAAGGATGCTTTTGTTGAAAAACATGGAGTGAAATTGGGCCTTATGTCAGGATTTATAAAG GCTGCTGTCAGCGGTCTCCAGAATCAGCCTATTATAAATGCAGTTATTGATGGGGATGATATCATATACAGAGATTATGTAGACATTAGTATAGCTGTCGGTACTCCAAAG GGCCTTGTTGTTCCAGTTATCCGTAATGCTGCTAAGATGAACTTTGCTGAGATAGAGAAGGAAATCAACACCCTTGCAAAGAAGGCAAATGATGGGACAATTTCAATTGATGAGATGGCTGGAGGTTCATTTACAATATCGAATGGAGGTGTTTATGGAAGCCTTTTGAGTACACCCATTATCAATCCCCCTCAG TCGGCTATATTGGGCATGCACTCGATAGTGAGTCGTCCAATGGTTGTTGGAGGTAATGTTGTTCCAAGGCCAATGATGTACATTGCACTCACATACGACCATAGGCTAATTGATGGAAGAGAGGCGGTTTTCTTCTTGCGTCGTATCAAAGATGTTGTGGAGGATCCTCGCAGGCTGCTCCTGGATATATGA